The nucleotide window ATGTGATGGTAGCAAAACACTGTTTTAGTGGCCTTGAAAACCACAGTTTCTAATACCATAGAAGCAACTGTGTTACCCCTGTTTCCTGCTCTTTACCTGTTTCTGTCTCATGCCTCTTAAACCGAAACCTGGAAGGGAGAGTTAAGTCCTCCCTGCTCTGCTTGACTGTTTACAACTGTTTAGCAGACCCCTGCAATTTAAGAGCCAGCAGGGGCCAATGCATCtaattcactttttaaaggcaGTTGCTAAAGAGCAGTCAATTTGGTAATGctgtgtgaaaaaagaaaacaaaaatgaaataaaaagaaaagcgtAACTGGGAATGTATTCATGATATACAATAATAGTCATTGTCCTTGTTGCATGGTGTCTAATCCCAGCCCATTCAGCACAGCACTTAAGATTCTTGGCATACTCCCATACTCATTGCTACTCATGaacttaatcttttttttttcctcttctcagAATCGGTCAAGTGTGTGACTTAGCCAGATCAAATGAAAGCAAACTAGCTCGCTGCAGAATGGCATTCCAAAAGCACAGAAAGTCAGGAGAGTGAGCCTCCAAGGTTgtgttatataagagcagaacGAGCCGCTCGGTGTCTGTCTGAGAATCTGTTGGCTCTATTGAATGATATAACAGAGGGCTTAAATATCCCCGGTGCGCCGTTTGTTTGTCCCGTCCCGCAGTGCAGTCTGAACAGACTCGACTCAGGGCTCGTCGTGTTTCatataaataaatcagttttattgtagcatataaaattaaatcattttacAATTTATTCCAGTATGACACATAATATCCAAATAAAGTAGCTACATTATTTTTTtgataaataatattaataacaataataataataaaaaaaacattcattcatCCTTTGACATGTTtcgctttgtctttttttctttcttttttctcatgAAGGGAGGTCAATAGCTGCCACAAAACATGAACAATAATGCCCACGTCAGGAAGGAATGAAACCCCGCACCTGTTAAACAAGTGGAGAGGTTACATTTCATCGTCtggtgtctttttttctttctctaaaaaaaacaaagatacaaCATGATAATGCTAATTGAAGTTGCGCATGTGCATatctacatatacacacacaagtcTACAGTCTGGGTCATGTCTGATGTACGGGATCAAAATATACACAGTGAATCGATATCAGCGACTAAGATTAATGTACAAATATTAATTACATCTTGCTCCTTAACGAAGCTACTTCAAATGCTCCAATTAATACGAAGCAGTTCATATTAGGCATGCTGAGTCACAGCAAACAGTGCACTTCATTAAGTCCTCATGATGTAAGCCAACAATTCCTTGGGAATCTCGTTACAACAAGAAGCTGGTAGTTGATTGGTGGTCTATTTACACCCCTGCTTTCATCTAGACTGCCATTGGCTGCcaatgatgctgctgctgctgctgctgctgatgatgaTCGCTTTCTCTTGCTGAGGGGTTTGGCTGCTCCTCACCAATCAGTCTCTGAACTTGTGGATGTCGTTGGAGAGGCGGTAGAAGGGATAGGAGGCTTCGTTGGCATGGGGACAGTTGTAGGTGCACTTGCAGGACTCGATCATCATGATGTTCTTGTAGAAGGTCTCGCCGTCTTCGCAGTGGAACTTGACGCGGATGGTTCTGGTGTCGTGGGGGCTGCAGCAGCGGCTGTCCACGCAGGTTCCGCAGTACCTGGGTCTGTACTTCTTCAGGCTGGAGCAGCCAGCATAGGTGAACTTCACCGGCTGGCTCGATCTCTTAGTTCTGCTGCACCTCTTTCCCTTCTGCAAGAAGAATGGACACAAGAGAGACGATCGTCAGTTGTGCACCGAGACCCAGCTGTGGCATGCTTTCAGCATCATGAGTGCTTCCATTGGATTGGTTCAGCTGGCTGGCACAAGCTTACCTTCAGACTGGAGTAAGGTGACTGGGTGCATGGCCGCACTTCACAGATTCTTGACTCTCTGACCAGCTTGCATtcactgttgttgttggtgaCTCGGGTGGAGATGCCAGTTCCGCAGCTCTTGGAGCACTGGGACCAGGGTGTGGTTTGAACGATGCACTTCTGGCTCTCGAACATGTGGTGGACTTCCGGCTGTGGTCTGTATGCTATGATTAAAAAGAAGCAATGAAAACATTAGTGAATTTGAATGCAGTTCATTTTACCATCTCACATGAACCCAGAAGGAAAACCTTCAGAATTAAAGACTGCTTTCTTACCTGATAGGGTCTTCAGTCCTCCCTTGACAATTGAAATTAGCTCATTCCTGTTGGTGAGATCATCCTCCAAATCCTTCATCACCAAGTCTTTCCCAAAGATCTTCTCCATGATGTCTGTCTCCTTGCTGTCATCACACACCCACTCTTCACAGCACTGGCCTGCTACCTTGACCAGCCTGGGGTTGGCACAGCCCAAGTTGGGAAGAGAGAGCTCCTGCGGGCACAGCGGTACGCATCCAACTGCCCCATCAATGCATGTGCACTGGTGTTTGCAGTTGGGCTGGAAGCTCTCTCCATTCTGGTAGATCCTGCTGTTGTACTCACATGGTCTGCCCTCTGACTTGGCTGCAGCAagcagggagaaaaaggaaaaaaacagaaggaaagGAATGTTATTCTTTCCTGCTTTGCTCAAAGAGGTCTGCTGAAGACATCACATGGCTGCCAGATAAGGATCagttaaactgtgaaattctTCAGGCTGCCTGTGAGGAGTCTTTTTCCCTCCACAGTGGGCTGCCTGTGCTTTGAGGTTCAGACTAGTTTCCTCCTAGCTGCATTCCATAGTGTTGAAATCACATAGGTTCCCATATTCTTGAATAATAATCcctcttattaaaaaaaaaaagtcttcaggCTAAGTCAGAAAGGCATGCACATCTGGAGCAGGATGATCTTTATACATACCTCGGCAGATGCCACGAGTAGTAGCAGCAGCAAAACTGGCCCCAAAGTTACACTCCAGTCCTTTAGTGTGGTCACAGGGCTCGGTCAGACTACAGTCCTCGTTCAGCTGCCTGGCGCAAACTTTGCAGCAGGCGCAGCCATCCAGGACGACACTCACGCCGGGTGCGCACTGGGGCATCTCCCGAGGGCAGTCACACACGGAGGGGCAGGAGGCGGAGGAATAGGAGGACGAGAGGACCTGTAtagccaaaaaagaaaagaaaaacacaaaaccatcttttagaaatgtttaaaatcaaGCGACAGAGAATGGCTCACAACAAGATAAACTTAGTCTCAAAAGAGCAGCTTCTCTTCTCTCTAACTAAATTTAggaaattaaaactgaaaaacgTTTCTCTCTATATTTCAGtgaagagtgagagagagcgagactCACCAGGTTAAAGCTTCCGAGGAAGGCAACGACAACAGTAAGCATCAGCATCTTGGATAAATTTATTGTGCGCGTTCAAAAGGAATCCTGCTCTTGGTTTAAGGAAATGTCTGTCTTCGGAGGAGTCCTTAAGTATTCCCTCTCTTAGCCGTTTGTCTCTCTTAATGTCTTTGCTGGTAGTCTCTATCGTCTGAGGCTCCTTTAGAGTAGAAGAAGCTCTCAGTGAAGCGCTTGCAGTCTGCTGAGGTCCGTCCACCTCCGTACTTTTATACTATAGTGAGAAGCTGACGTCGTCCCTGGGCTGCCTGCTGAACTGTTCCCAAACTATGCCAGGAATGTTTCTCGGCGCATTTTCCATCCAAGACCTAAGCTCCACCCTGTCTAaacctttctcttttttttctctctctctctctttcccaaATGGATTTTTCCCCCCTGGATCCCATCTGAACACACTTTTCCGTCTCACATTTTTCCCTTCTTGTTTATCCcccctttcatttttttcctctgctcgCCTCTCACGTCTATCACATCAGCTTCatttgagtttttttctgaagtgGTGAACTTGAGATGCTTTATTGtcacttttgtgtgtgtgtgtgtgtgtgtgtgtgtgtgtgtgtgtgtgtctgtcagcgGTTGAATTTTAGAGTCACTTGTCTTCATATAAGAATGCCATGCAGCAGCATATCCCCCAAATAGCATCCCAAGACTTAAAGATCATATCAGAAGGTTGAACAAAACTTTATTATGGATTAATTTAAGTGTCAGTTATGCAGTGGAACATATTCGACTGTTGCTGATTACTGTGTCAGGCATGCTTTTGCCTACACAGTAATTAGGCGCAGATCAGTTGATTAAATACACTTTTATAAGACGACGAACACGTTTGAAATAACTGTAGGAGCTTTTCTGTGTCTTAAAGGTGTAGGCAGAAATACGTTGAACAGTCTATTTCTGGCTCTCCGGTGCCTTTATTCAGGAGAGCTAAGCATTACCAGATGCGCACCAGAGCTCAGACGT belongs to Oreochromis niloticus isolate F11D_XX linkage group LG17, O_niloticus_UMD_NMBU, whole genome shotgun sequence and includes:
- the ccn1 gene encoding CCN family member 1, coding for MLMLTVVVAFLGSFNLVLSSSYSSASCPSVCDCPREMPQCAPGVSVVLDGCACCKVCARQLNEDCSLTEPCDHTKGLECNFGASFAAATTRGICRAKSEGRPCEYNSRIYQNGESFQPNCKHQCTCIDGAVGCVPLCPQELSLPNLGCANPRLVKVAGQCCEEWVCDDSKETDIMEKIFGKDLVMKDLEDDLTNRNELISIVKGGLKTLSAYRPQPEVHHMFESQKCIVQTTPWSQCSKSCGTGISTRVTNNNSECKLVRESRICEVRPCTQSPYSSLKKGKRCSRTKRSSQPVKFTYAGCSSLKKYRPRYCGTCVDSRCCSPHDTRTIRVKFHCEDGETFYKNIMMIESCKCTYNCPHANEASYPFYRLSNDIHKFRD